Part of the Streptomyces sp. f51 genome is shown below.
CCACGGCCGGACGGTGTCGCTGACCCCCGCGGGCCGTGCCTTCCTCTCCTCCGTGGAGCGGGCCCTCGCCGAGGTCGAGCGCGCCGCCGAGGAGGTGCGCGCGGACGCCGACCCGGCCACCGGCAAGGTCGCGTTCGGCTTCCTGCACACGATGGGCTCGGAGACGGTACCGGGGCTGATCCGCGCCTTCCGCGCCGATCACCCGGGCATCCGGTTCAGCCTCGTGCAGAACTACGGGGAGGCCATGCTGGAGCGGCTGCGGTCGGGCGAGCTCGACCTGTGTCTGACCTCGCCCGTGCCGGACGCCCCCGATCTGGTGGGCCGCCGACTCGACGAGCAGAAGCTGCGGCTGGTCGTGCCCGCCGACCATCCGCTCGCCGGGCGCAGGCGGGTGCGTCTCGCCGAGGCGGCCGACGAGATCTTCGTGACCCTGGAACCCGGCTACGGGATGCGCCGCATCACTGACGACCTGTGCCAGGAGGCGGGGTTCAGACCGCGGATCGCCTTCGAGGGCGAGGAGGCGGAGACGCTCCGGGGCCTGGTCGCGGCCGGCCTCGGGGTCGCCCTGCTGCCGCCACCGGCCGTCGCCCGTCCGGGAGTCGTCGAACTGACGGTCACCGCCCCGCGCGCCGTGCGCGAGATCGGCGTCGCCTGGCTGGACGGCCACCCGGACACCCCGCCGGTGGCCGCCTTCAAGAAGTTCCTGCTCTCCCGCCGGGGCCACCTGCTGCCCGACTGACCGGTCCCGGACGCCGGGCGGACGCGCCCGTCGCCGGGTGGACGCGCAGGGCCGGACAGGCTCTAGCGGCGCAGCGACTGCCCGAAGCCCGCCGCGAGCGGCATCCGCAGGCCCAGTGGCGGCGGTGCGGCGAAGGCGTCCTCGACCGGGCGGGAGTAGGCGTGCCCGAACAGCGAGCCCAGCACGAAGTCCTCCGCGAGGGCGAGGACTTCGTGCCGGTGCTGGTGCAGCGCGTGCCCGTCGGAGTGGACCTCGAAGCGGCAGATGCCGCGGTTGGCCTTCTTCGCGCGGGCCGCGAGCCGGAAGGACAACTCCGGGTCGGTACGGGCGTCGTTGGTGCCGTGCACGATCAGCACCCGCCGCCCGGCCAGCTGTTTCACCGGTTCGGGTGGCGCGGCGACGTCCTCCTCGGGCAGCCAGGGTGC
Proteins encoded:
- a CDS encoding LysR family transcriptional regulator; protein product: MAHQQRSEAHLSPFSDTEDGAHFARLLAPRLAYFAGVARTEHVTRAAEQMRVPQSTLSRAMVRLEQDLGVDLFARHGRTVSLTPAGRAFLSSVERALAEVERAAEEVRADADPATGKVAFGFLHTMGSETVPGLIRAFRADHPGIRFSLVQNYGEAMLERLRSGELDLCLTSPVPDAPDLVGRRLDEQKLRLVVPADHPLAGRRRVRLAEAADEIFVTLEPGYGMRRITDDLCQEAGFRPRIAFEGEEAETLRGLVAAGLGVALLPPPAVARPGVVELTVTAPRAVREIGVAWLDGHPDTPPVAAFKKFLLSRRGHLLPD